One genomic segment of Rubripirellula tenax includes these proteins:
- the rplV gene encoding 50S ribosomal protein L22: MATYKASHKGARMSAQKIRLVADLVRGMYADEALDTLKYQPQRGARMLEKVIQSAVGNAQDPDQNSGRSHRIEELVLTEVCVDAGPMFKRIRPRARGTAFMIKKRSSHIRVALTPIDEV; this comes from the coding sequence ATGGCAACTTACAAAGCATCCCATAAAGGCGCTCGAATGAGCGCCCAGAAAATCCGGTTGGTCGCGGACCTGGTCCGTGGCATGTACGCAGACGAAGCACTTGATACACTCAAGTATCAGCCGCAGCGTGGCGCCCGCATGCTTGAAAAAGTGATCCAAAGCGCTGTTGGTAACGCACAAGATCCTGATCAAAACAGCGGACGCAGCCACCGCATTGAAGAACTGGTGTTGACCGAAGTGTGCGTCGACGCCGGTCCGATGTTCAAGCGGATCCGTCCGCGAGCCCGCGGCACCGCGTTCATGATCAAAAAACGAAGCAGTCATATCCGCGTCGCGTTGACGCCGATTGACGAAGTCTGA
- the rpsC gene encoding 30S ribosomal protein S3, which produces MGQKVHPIAFRTGVTRGWTSRWYASKKDFADLLVEDRKLRNFITNHPKKTQYKSAGIDRIEIERTRDEVRVMMFVARPGLIIGKKGQEIEILQAELQNLIGRRINLKVEEVGRPELQAQLVALDVAQQLSKRSSFRRTMKRTLETTMDAGAKGIKVQLAGRLGGAEMARREKQIAGSIPLSTLQAKIDYGFTEAMTPQGHIGIQVWINQGTYGDETDGVDAQTGQASKKPKRSHKR; this is translated from the coding sequence ATGGGTCAAAAAGTACATCCAATCGCTTTCCGCACCGGCGTCACTCGCGGGTGGACGAGTCGTTGGTATGCGTCGAAAAAAGACTTCGCCGATTTGTTGGTGGAGGATCGCAAGTTGCGAAACTTCATTACGAATCACCCTAAGAAAACCCAGTACAAGAGCGCCGGAATCGACCGGATCGAGATCGAACGTACTCGCGACGAAGTCCGCGTGATGATGTTCGTTGCTCGTCCGGGCTTGATCATCGGCAAGAAGGGCCAAGAGATTGAGATTCTGCAGGCTGAACTGCAAAACTTGATCGGCCGCCGAATCAACTTGAAGGTCGAGGAAGTCGGACGCCCTGAGTTGCAAGCTCAGTTGGTGGCACTCGACGTCGCTCAACAACTGTCCAAGCGGTCGAGTTTCCGCCGGACAATGAAACGAACACTCGAAACGACCATGGATGCGGGTGCCAAAGGCATCAAAGTCCAGTTGGCCGGTCGACTGGGCGGGGCAGAAATGGCCCGTCGCGAAAAACAGATTGCTGGCTCCATTCCGCTCAGCACGCTGCAAGCAAAAATCGATTACGGATTCACCGAAGCGATGACGCCACAGGGGCACATCGGGATTCAAGTGTGGATCAACCAAGGAACTTACGGAGACGAAACCGATGGCGTTGATGCCCAAACGGGTCAAGCATCGAAAAAGCCAAAGAGGTCGCATAAAAGGTAG
- the rplP gene encoding 50S ribosomal protein L16 produces the protein MPKRVKHRKSQRGRIKGSATRGNTVVFGDYGIQSMDAGWIKATTIEAGRIAAQQYVRGEGKLYIRVFPDKSVTSTPLETRMGKGKGEPDFWAAVVKPGTILYELGGVTEQQAKVCFARLASKLPVKVRFVERRPA, from the coding sequence ATGCCCAAACGGGTCAAGCATCGAAAAAGCCAAAGAGGTCGCATAAAAGGTAGTGCGACTCGCGGCAATACGGTCGTCTTTGGTGACTATGGTATCCAATCTATGGACGCCGGCTGGATCAAAGCGACAACAATTGAAGCGGGTCGGATTGCTGCCCAGCAATACGTCCGTGGCGAAGGCAAGCTCTACATTCGAGTCTTTCCCGATAAATCCGTGACCAGCACACCGCTGGAAACTCGGATGGGTAAAGGTAAGGGTGAGCCTGACTTCTGGGCCGCGGTCGTGAAGCCGGGAACGATCCTTTATGAGCTCGGTGGTGTGACAGAACAACAGGCCAAGGTCTGTTTCGCTCGATTGGCGAGCAAGTTGCCGGTGAAAGTTCGATTCGTCGAACGCCGTCCGGCTTAA
- the rpmC gene encoding 50S ribosomal protein L29, which yields MSNISELREMSDEQLEATSKEAAQTLFRLRFQSQSERLNTPSEIMKNRRTIARIKTIQTQRVAASTK from the coding sequence ATGAGCAACATCAGTGAACTTCGCGAGATGAGCGACGAGCAGCTCGAGGCGACTTCGAAAGAAGCCGCCCAGACGTTGTTTCGCTTGCGATTCCAATCTCAGTCCGAGCGTCTCAACACGCCCAGCGAGATCATGAAGAATCGGCGCACGATCGCTCGGATCAAGACGATCCAAACCCAACGCGTTGCCGCTTCCACGAAGTAG
- the rpsQ gene encoding 30S ribosomal protein S17, which produces MPKRVVSGIVTSDKMSKTRRVEIARLVKHPKYKKYVRRRTVCHVHDENNESGTGDRVEIIESEPLSKLKRWRLVRVLEKSTEVDVAALRAARKQAELEAVAAAGGEASE; this is translated from the coding sequence ATGCCTAAGCGTGTCGTCTCCGGAATCGTGACCAGCGACAAGATGAGCAAAACTCGTCGTGTCGAAATTGCCCGTTTGGTCAAACACCCGAAGTACAAAAAGTACGTTCGTCGCCGCACCGTGTGCCATGTACACGATGAGAACAACGAATCGGGTACTGGTGACCGCGTTGAAATCATCGAATCCGAGCCGCTGTCGAAGCTGAAGCGTTGGCGTTTGGTTCGTGTGCTCGAAAAGAGCACCGAAGTTGACGTTGCCGCTCTTCGTGCGGCTCGTAAACAGGCGGAACTGGAAGCTGTTGCAGCTGCTGGTGGCGAAGCGTCGGAGTAG
- the rplN gene encoding 50S ribosomal protein L14, with translation MIQQETRLDVADNTGARQVMCIKVLGGSRRRVAGLGDIIVCSVKSVIPGSEVKKKAIVRAVIVRTKQPTRRPDGSYIKFDSNAVVLIDKDKGPRGTRIFGAVARELRDRSFMKIVSLANEVV, from the coding sequence ATGATCCAACAAGAAACTCGTCTCGACGTTGCCGACAACACCGGTGCACGCCAAGTCATGTGCATCAAGGTGCTCGGTGGCAGTCGTCGCCGCGTTGCCGGACTGGGCGATATCATCGTCTGTAGCGTCAAAAGCGTGATTCCGGGCAGCGAAGTGAAGAAGAAGGCGATCGTTCGTGCGGTCATCGTACGAACCAAACAGCCGACCCGTCGTCCCGACGGCAGCTACATTAAGTTTGACAGTAACGCAGTCGTTTTGATCGACAAAGACAAAGGCCCACGTGGGACGCGAATTTTCGGGGCGGTTGCCCGCGAACTGCGTGATCGAAGCTTTATGAAAATCGTTTCGCTCGCCAACGAAGTGGTCTGA
- the rplX gene encoding 50S ribosomal protein L24, with protein sequence MNFRIDDEVEVIAGADKGHRGKILKIDRKANKIVVEGAGRVWKHVRRSQKNPQGGRLNKEMPIAASNVMLVDPQSGKPTRVGVRFLADGSKERFAKKSGNSLGKIAPARAQHAAKA encoded by the coding sequence ATGAATTTCCGAATTGATGACGAAGTCGAAGTGATCGCCGGTGCCGACAAAGGGCATCGTGGTAAGATCCTGAAGATCGACCGTAAAGCAAATAAGATCGTCGTCGAAGGTGCGGGTCGCGTTTGGAAACACGTGCGACGTAGCCAGAAGAATCCGCAAGGCGGACGATTGAATAAAGAAATGCCGATTGCGGCGAGCAACGTGATGTTGGTCGACCCACAATCGGGCAAACCGACGCGAGTCGGTGTTCGTTTCCTTGCCGACGGCAGCAAAGAACGATTCGCAAAGAAGAGTGGCAACAGCCTCGGAAAAATCGCGCCGGCTCGAGCTCAACACGCCGCCAAGGCGTAG
- the rplE gene encoding 50S ribosomal protein L5, protein MMSDKPRMQVRYEDVIRQAMTEKFGYKNSHQIPRLEKVSLNMGVGQAIGDKKILDLAFEAMTEIAGQRPVMTVARQSIANFRLREGMPIGCMVTIRRQRMYEFMDRLVSIVLPRVRDFRGINRKAFDGRGNYTLGLTELLVFPELNPDKFTRPQGMNITVVTSAKTNDEARELLALFGMPFKAEKKATDAA, encoded by the coding sequence CTGATGTCCGACAAACCCCGCATGCAAGTCCGTTACGAGGATGTCATTCGCCAAGCGATGACTGAGAAGTTCGGCTACAAAAATTCTCATCAAATTCCTCGGCTGGAAAAGGTCTCCCTAAACATGGGTGTCGGCCAAGCGATTGGTGACAAGAAGATTCTTGATCTTGCATTCGAAGCGATGACGGAAATCGCTGGTCAAAGACCAGTGATGACAGTCGCTCGCCAGTCGATTGCGAACTTTCGGCTTCGCGAAGGCATGCCGATCGGTTGCATGGTGACCATCCGTCGCCAACGAATGTATGAGTTCATGGACCGCTTGGTCTCGATCGTATTACCTCGGGTTCGTGACTTTCGCGGAATCAATCGCAAGGCCTTTGACGGTCGCGGCAACTACACACTCGGTCTGACCGAATTGTTGGTGTTCCCCGAATTGAACCCTGACAAATTCACGCGGCCTCAAGGCATGAACATCACGGTCGTCACGTCGGCAAAGACGAACGACGAAGCTCGTGAACTGTTGGCGTTGTTCGGCATGCCGTTCAAGGCTGAGAAAAAGGCGACTGACGCCGCTTGA
- a CDS encoding type Z 30S ribosomal protein S14: MASKSKIAKSKRPPKFSSRKENRCKFCGRPRSVYRKFGLCRICFRENANMGLIPGVRKASW, translated from the coding sequence GTGGCAAGTAAATCGAAAATCGCGAAGTCGAAGCGTCCCCCAAAGTTCAGTTCTCGTAAAGAGAACCGTTGCAAGTTTTGTGGGCGTCCTCGATCGGTTTACCGGAAGTTCGGGCTGTGTCGGATTTGTTTCCGTGAGAACGCTAACATGGGATTGATCCCAGGCGTTCGTAAGGCCAGCTGGTAA
- the rpsH gene encoding 30S ribosomal protein S8, protein MMTDPIADMLTRIRNAVRVEKPYVDIPTSRFKKGIADVLKREGFIWDWKEIDEENPTATLRLELKYGPNGERVIQTIKRVSSPGRRLYSRGKELKPVLGGLGIRIISTSRGVLSDREARRDNLGGEVLCEVA, encoded by the coding sequence ATGATGACTGATCCAATTGCCGACATGCTGACTCGAATCCGCAACGCCGTACGCGTCGAGAAGCCCTACGTGGACATCCCGACAAGTCGGTTCAAGAAGGGAATCGCCGACGTTCTTAAACGCGAAGGTTTCATTTGGGACTGGAAAGAGATTGACGAAGAAAACCCGACGGCAACGCTTCGACTTGAATTGAAGTATGGCCCCAACGGTGAACGCGTCATCCAAACGATCAAACGGGTGAGTTCGCCCGGTCGTCGGCTTTACAGCCGCGGCAAAGAACTCAAGCCAGTTCTTGGTGGCCTCGGCATCCGGATCATCAGCACCAGCCGTGGTGTATTGAGCGACCGGGAAGCTCGACGTGACAACCTGGGCGGCGAAGTGCTTTGCGAAGTCGCTTAG
- the rplF gene encoding 50S ribosomal protein L6, whose translation MSRVGNKPVPVTDGAKVSFSGNTIEVEGAKGKLTFEHRPEVSVAVNEDDNTLVVTRQNDERTSRELHGLTRAVIANMIEGVTKGYEKKLEIVGVGYLAAISGDTIQLRVGYANELHRKIPSDLNVTCPDQTHIVIQGCDKQSVGQFAAELRSLRKPEPYKGKGVRYQGEQVKIKAGKSATK comes from the coding sequence ATGAGTCGCGTTGGAAATAAGCCGGTGCCAGTAACGGATGGTGCGAAAGTATCGTTCTCCGGCAACACGATCGAAGTCGAAGGCGCCAAGGGCAAGCTGACTTTCGAACATCGCCCCGAAGTCTCCGTTGCGGTCAACGAAGATGACAACACGCTTGTCGTCACTCGTCAGAATGACGAACGAACATCACGCGAGCTGCACGGTTTGACCCGCGCAGTGATCGCCAACATGATCGAAGGCGTGACCAAGGGCTATGAAAAGAAGCTCGAGATTGTAGGCGTCGGCTATTTGGCTGCGATCTCAGGTGATACGATTCAACTTCGGGTCGGTTACGCAAACGAGTTGCATCGCAAAATCCCCAGCGACTTGAACGTGACCTGTCCCGATCAAACACACATCGTGATTCAGGGATGCGACAAGCAATCGGTCGGCCAGTTCGCCGCTGAATTGCGTTCGCTCCGCAAACCCGAGCCTTACAAGGGCAAGGGTGTTCGCTATCAGGGCGAACAAGTCAAGATCAAGGCCGGTAAGTCGGCAACCAAGTAA
- the rplR gene encoding 50S ribosomal protein L18 has translation MDKNRKIQKKRLRRRNHVRNKLRGSADHPRMCIHRSLKHFSVQLIDDLAGKTLASASTRDKGASVSVGGNCDGASAVGRMIAEKASAVGITAVRMDRGHNKYHGRVKAFAEAARESGLQF, from the coding sequence ATGGACAAGAACCGAAAGATCCAAAAGAAACGACTCCGCCGACGAAACCACGTGCGCAACAAACTGCGTGGCTCGGCCGACCATCCTCGCATGTGTATTCACCGATCGCTCAAACACTTCAGTGTTCAGTTGATCGATGACTTGGCCGGCAAGACCCTTGCCAGCGCCAGCACTCGCGACAAGGGTGCCTCGGTTTCCGTCGGCGGCAATTGCGATGGTGCGTCCGCGGTTGGTCGCATGATCGCTGAAAAAGCCAGTGCCGTCGGAATCACTGCTGTCCGGATGGACCGCGGTCACAACAAATACCACGGACGCGTCAAGGCGTTCGCCGAGGCTGCCCGCGAAAGCGGCTTGCAGTTTTAG
- the rpsE gene encoding 30S ribosomal protein S5, translating into MLDRVVKIKRCAAVVKGGRRFSFAAMVVVGDGSGRVGWGYGKANEVPPSVQKAQKQASRSLIEVPLVKGTIPHQVTGKYGAAQVLLVPAGAGTGIIAGQAVRAVCEATGIHDILTKSYGTNNPVTLVKATVDALSKLRTVDQVAALRGLTVEELTS; encoded by the coding sequence ATGCTCGATCGCGTCGTCAAAATCAAGCGTTGTGCTGCGGTGGTCAAAGGTGGTCGTCGCTTCAGCTTCGCCGCTATGGTCGTCGTCGGTGACGGCAGCGGACGTGTGGGCTGGGGCTATGGCAAGGCCAACGAAGTTCCACCAAGTGTTCAAAAGGCACAGAAGCAAGCTAGCCGTAGCTTGATCGAAGTCCCTTTGGTCAAAGGCACGATTCCTCACCAAGTCACCGGCAAGTACGGTGCTGCACAAGTGTTGCTGGTGCCTGCGGGTGCAGGTACCGGTATCATCGCTGGTCAAGCGGTACGTGCGGTCTGCGAAGCTACCGGAATCCACGACATTCTGACTAAGTCGTACGGCACCAACAATCCTGTCACTTTGGTCAAAGCGACCGTCGACGCACTATCAAAACTGCGTACGGTCGACCAAGTCGCCGCACTTCGTGGTTTGACCGTCGAAGAACTGACTTCTTAA
- the rplO gene encoding 50S ribosomal protein L15, which yields MQLNDVHRGIQKKRPRKRIGRGVGSGTGKTAGRGHNGHKSRSGYSRKPTFQGGAMPMIRRVPKRGFNNRWAQVVFAVNVDRLNEAFNDGDNVTLEALAAKDLAKGTFDEVKILGDGELTKRLNVTAHRFSKSAEEKIQAAGGTINKLVAKRTPKERVADLKAAKA from the coding sequence ATGCAACTTAACGATGTCCACCGCGGCATTCAAAAGAAACGCCCTCGCAAACGCATCGGTCGCGGTGTAGGCAGTGGTACCGGCAAGACAGCCGGACGTGGTCACAACGGACACAAGAGCCGCAGCGGTTACAGCCGCAAGCCAACCTTCCAAGGTGGTGCGATGCCGATGATCCGTCGTGTTCCCAAGCGTGGTTTTAACAATCGCTGGGCCCAAGTCGTCTTCGCGGTGAACGTTGACCGTTTGAACGAAGCGTTCAACGACGGTGACAATGTCACCTTGGAAGCACTCGCCGCCAAGGATCTTGCCAAAGGTACGTTTGACGAGGTGAAGATTCTCGGCGATGGTGAATTGACCAAGAGGCTCAACGTCACAGCTCACCGGTTCAGCAAGTCGGCCGAAGAAAAGATTCAAGCCGCTGGCGGAACGATCAACAAGCTGGTCGCCAAGCGAACACCGAAAGAACGCGTCGCGGACTTGAAAGCAGCAAAAGCTTAG
- the secY gene encoding preprotein translocase subunit SecY produces MFEKLRIIFSIPELRKKVMLTIGLLAIYRIGFHIPLPMIATNIGDAGGTASEFFEKITLFAASDLREATIFGLGIMPYISASIIFQLLGSVYKPLEDLKKEGEAGRKKLNEYTRYLTVLICVVQSYMYLKFMLMSGGPSGNGDINPNFMASDGSLFWGWQFVAVLVMTCGTVFLMWLGEQIDEHGIGNGISLLIMAGILAQMPKALYELVRNMKTELTGLSRGQIGIETLVLLVVLFVGVVFGVVFITLGQRKIPTQSAKFTRGRRVYGGTRQHLPLRINQAGVMPIIFASSLLIIPGMLMGGMASFVGSESALFKPLNLIGLTLNDQGSFVFNLFYVVLIFFFCYFWTAITFNPKEMSDNLRDSGTFIPGYRPGKRTTDYLEKVMVRITYVGAAFLSIVAIVPTIVYGSLGVPYSIAGFYGGTGLLIAVSVAFDLVQKIDSHLVMRNYRGLLEGAGGGTSPVV; encoded by the coding sequence ATGTTTGAAAAGCTGCGCATCATTTTCTCGATTCCTGAGCTTCGCAAGAAGGTCATGCTGACAATTGGATTGTTGGCGATCTATCGAATCGGCTTCCACATCCCCTTGCCGATGATCGCGACGAACATCGGTGATGCGGGCGGAACCGCTTCGGAGTTTTTCGAGAAGATCACCTTGTTCGCCGCGAGCGATCTTCGCGAAGCAACGATCTTCGGCCTCGGCATCATGCCGTACATCTCGGCGTCGATCATTTTTCAATTGCTGGGCAGCGTCTATAAGCCGCTCGAAGATTTGAAGAAAGAGGGCGAGGCTGGTCGAAAGAAGCTGAACGAATACACTCGTTATCTGACCGTGCTGATCTGCGTGGTTCAGTCTTACATGTACCTGAAATTCATGCTGATGTCGGGCGGCCCGTCCGGCAACGGGGACATCAACCCGAACTTCATGGCCAGCGATGGTTCATTGTTTTGGGGCTGGCAGTTCGTTGCCGTGTTGGTGATGACCTGCGGAACGGTATTCCTGATGTGGTTGGGCGAACAAATCGACGAGCATGGTATCGGTAACGGTATCAGCTTGCTGATCATGGCTGGCATTCTGGCTCAAATGCCAAAGGCACTGTACGAACTGGTTCGCAACATGAAGACCGAATTGACGGGGCTCAGCCGCGGCCAAATCGGGATTGAAACACTTGTGTTGCTGGTGGTGTTGTTCGTCGGCGTCGTGTTCGGTGTGGTGTTTATCACCCTGGGCCAACGCAAGATCCCGACTCAATCGGCCAAGTTCACTCGTGGACGCCGTGTTTACGGCGGTACGCGTCAACACCTGCCGCTTCGCATCAACCAGGCGGGCGTTATGCCGATCATTTTCGCGAGCAGCTTGCTGATCATCCCCGGAATGTTGATGGGTGGAATGGCCAGTTTTGTGGGCAGTGAAAGTGCTTTGTTCAAACCCCTCAACCTGATCGGATTGACGTTGAACGACCAAGGTTCGTTCGTGTTCAATCTGTTCTATGTCGTTTTGATTTTCTTCTTCTGCTACTTCTGGACGGCGATCACGTTCAACCCGAAGGAGATGTCGGACAATCTGCGTGACAGCGGCACGTTCATTCCCGGTTATCGGCCGGGCAAGCGAACGACGGATTATCTTGAGAAGGTAATGGTTCGAATCACTTACGTCGGTGCTGCTTTCCTTTCGATCGTCGCGATCGTGCCAACCATCGTTTACGGCTCGCTTGGCGTGCCCTATTCGATTGCCGGTTTCTATGGTGGCACTGGTCTGTTGATCGCCGTCAGCGTGGCGTTCGACTTGGTTCAAAAGATCGACAGCCACTTGGTGATGCGAAACTATCGTGGACTACTCGAGGGCGCCGGCGGCGGTACCTCGCCCGTCGTCTAA
- a CDS encoding adenylate kinase — MRIIFIGPPGVGKGTQCKRLTERLRIPHLSTGEMLRGTRNESALGRVVASYIDGGRLAPDYLVMRIVTKRLLAADCEDGCLFDGFPRTVNQARMLDEYLPTKNRKIDVVLNLVADQEELISRLLKRSLVENRADDNAETISARLRVFHTQTAPVLDYYSGRDLVRTIDGMHPPEDVFAAIEKHLVPKPS, encoded by the coding sequence ATGCGAATCATCTTCATCGGTCCGCCGGGTGTCGGTAAAGGCACCCAGTGCAAGCGGTTAACCGAGCGATTAAGAATCCCCCACCTCTCAACGGGGGAGATGTTGCGGGGTACTCGCAACGAGTCGGCTCTCGGTCGCGTGGTGGCAAGCTATATCGATGGCGGGCGTTTGGCCCCCGATTACTTGGTCATGCGGATCGTCACGAAGCGATTGCTGGCGGCGGACTGCGAAGACGGTTGCCTCTTCGACGGATTTCCGCGGACGGTCAACCAAGCTCGGATGCTGGATGAATACCTGCCGACGAAGAATCGAAAGATCGACGTCGTGCTGAATCTGGTCGCCGATCAAGAAGAGCTGATTTCACGCTTGCTAAAACGTTCGCTCGTTGAGAATCGAGCCGACGATAACGCAGAAACGATTTCAGCGCGGCTGAGAGTTTTTCATACCCAAACGGCACCGGTGTTGGACTACTACAGCGGCCGCGATTTGGTCCGCACCATCGACGGCATGCATCCTCCCGAGGACGTCTTCGCCGCGATTGAGAAACACCTCGTGCCAAAACCGTCTTAG